In Limisalsivibrio acetivorans, one genomic interval encodes:
- the zapE gene encoding AFG1/ZapE family ATPase — MSNKDRYINLEDISFDISIEDCFNNLRPHPKFSGCTFENYIPDDNYPSQHYIKTLLHETVEKMGTKEATPEKKRFSFFKPKKSGFEKPLNIYIDGSYGIGKTHLLSAAYNMADMKKSFMSFSEMNYFFHYLGVEKCIEFFSDLDLLLIDEFELDDPAMCLIMARFFREINKDTLVITTSNTLPTELGKTRFQVERFEKEMGVIAESFKTVVVEGEDYRKRKKKTTWKIGFADEPFLDAFNDCKTEEKAKTRIGFDKLMKILEGAHPFKFFVIPSQCEAIFIDGLKTFDQLNSALRFNHLIDHCYYYNTKLFIRSDCELSELFTKEQIESPFEKKLLRCLSRLDELALWFK, encoded by the coding sequence ATGAGTAATAAAGACCGATATATCAATCTCGAAGATATCAGCTTCGATATATCCATAGAGGACTGTTTCAATAATCTGCGCCCCCATCCTAAATTCAGCGGATGTACCTTCGAAAACTACATCCCCGATGATAACTACCCCTCCCAGCACTACATAAAAACCCTCCTTCACGAAACGGTTGAGAAGATGGGAACCAAAGAGGCAACGCCGGAGAAGAAGAGATTCAGCTTCTTTAAACCAAAGAAATCTGGATTTGAAAAGCCGCTTAATATATACATAGACGGCAGCTACGGCATCGGAAAAACCCATCTGCTGAGTGCGGCTTACAACATGGCCGATATGAAGAAATCATTCATGAGCTTCTCGGAGATGAACTACTTCTTCCACTATCTCGGCGTTGAGAAATGCATTGAATTCTTCTCGGATCTCGACCTGCTGCTCATCGATGAGTTTGAGCTGGACGACCCCGCCATGTGCCTGATTATGGCGAGGTTTTTCAGGGAGATTAACAAGGATACCCTCGTTATAACAACGTCAAACACACTACCCACGGAGCTCGGCAAAACACGTTTTCAGGTGGAGCGGTTCGAGAAGGAGATGGGGGTTATTGCGGAATCCTTCAAAACCGTCGTTGTGGAGGGTGAGGACTACCGCAAAAGAAAGAAGAAGACCACATGGAAGATAGGCTTCGCCGATGAACCGTTCCTAGATGCATTCAACGACTGTAAAACCGAGGAGAAGGCGAAAACCAGGATAGGCTTCGATAAGCTGATGAAGATCCTCGAAGGCGCACACCCCTTCAAGTTCTTTGTAATCCCCTCTCAATGCGAGGCGATATTCATAGACGGTCTCAAAACCTTCGACCAGCTCAACAGCGCCCTGAGGTTCAATCACCTCATCGATCACTGCTATTACTACAACACAAAGCTTTTTATCCGTTCGGACTGTGAACTGAGCGAACTTTTCACAAAAGAGCAGATAGAATCCCCCTTTGAGAAAAAACTGCTCAGGTGTCTTTCAAGGCTGGATGAGCTGGCTCTCTGGTTTAAATAG
- a CDS encoding CvpA family protein, with amino-acid sequence MGIIDIVILTIIGIFALRGLFKGLVHEVFGVIAIVGGYLLAFKFDSDVGSLFRSLEISERAINAIGFVIVFIVAYLLIMIVSVFISRILKDVKMSGVNRGGGLVFGGLKSAVIITVILGALISFLPDDYKFVKVVDESPVASTLVKANPVIYDLLSRIPGDGNVNPFKRDMEIDLKPADMFKGDNINETLERVKEKTGKQFEDIRDAAAETGADIKEKAGEKAEQSKEELMKSIENLSDEEKDALVEKLLAPDEPKN; translated from the coding sequence ATGGGAATAATTGATATTGTAATACTTACAATAATCGGGATCTTCGCCCTTAGAGGTCTTTTTAAGGGTCTGGTCCATGAAGTATTCGGAGTAATCGCCATAGTGGGTGGTTATCTTCTCGCCTTTAAGTTTGACAGCGACGTGGGTTCGCTATTCCGCTCCCTTGAGATAAGCGAGAGGGCGATAAACGCCATCGGTTTTGTTATCGTCTTCATCGTGGCCTATCTGCTTATCATGATCGTCTCCGTTTTCATCTCCCGCATCCTCAAGGATGTTAAGATGAGCGGGGTGAACCGTGGCGGTGGTCTTGTGTTTGGCGGTCTTAAGTCCGCTGTTATTATAACCGTTATACTCGGAGCGCTTATCTCCTTCCTCCCCGATGATTACAAGTTTGTGAAGGTGGTGGACGAATCACCCGTGGCCTCGACCCTCGTTAAGGCCAATCCCGTTATATACGATCTTCTCAGCCGTATCCCCGGAGACGGCAACGTGAACCCCTTTAAGAGGGATATGGAGATCGATCTGAAGCCCGCTGATATGTTCAAGGGAGACAATATCAATGAAACCCTTGAGCGTGTTAAGGAGAAGACGGGTAAGCAGTTTGAGGATATAAGGGACGCCGCAGCAGAGACAGGTGCTGATATCAAAGAGAAGGCTGGTGAGAAGGCGGAGCAGTCCAAGGAAGAGCTTATGAAGAGCATCGAGAATCTCTCCGATGAGGAGAAGGATGCGCTCGTGGAAAAACTCCTCGCACCGGATGAGCCTAAGAACTGA
- a CDS encoding endonuclease MutS2: protein MSLRTDMSHSETLEFPLFKDYLGGSFVSSFSRQRLEKLTVIRDSQDLSAMQEEMAEALDFVKNSPLERMRDEDFVEVYKKLDDPLSFYEPQEMLTFSEFLKQARYVKATLHEWEAKHLKRYLSNIYALTRISDEIDDVVSEKGEIKDNASPKLSSIRSDLKKIKKDINKSLNSVIFSRDADKFVQETVVTERSGRFTIPCKGNFRQYIQGIVHDRSASGQTFFVEPSSTVQLNNSHHELMADERNEISRIIASIITEINRHSKEIRLTVENYTEVMFRLETALFYKERPHCFPSFGDRLRMKKVHHPIIFLEKGSESVPLDIEMEPGQNLGVVTGPNTGGKTAALKSLGLNHIIASCGLPLFGKEADMYETGDVLADIGDKQSLVMDLSTFSSHMVNIRDILEAAGSGSLVLMDELGTGTEPREGAALAVSICEMLLSRGVRVFVTTHFADMKNFALSRDDSAVFAVEFDYKEFEPRYSLLKGVAGKSDPILISRRLGFPDEVIKRSEEIIESQQDSIELGLEEVNTLRAELLRERESVRNRQLKVLEREAVIEERERELKKRLEKKESELLEEAYRLLEKGRRLAKEKPGKGKEKDIDADLEKAGGRLKKLESKKKPVRDIQEGDVIHLDKYDKTGKVLELDSNNAYIDMGGIRVKIKRSELVGKKIEQEEKIKDVKISGSASPEQRMELVLVGKRVEEGCDMLDKFLDDSVLSGRDKIYVVHGRGSGQLRKGLHEFMRNDPRVKSYQVAPQGEGGQAVTVVSL from the coding sequence ATGAGCCTAAGAACTGATATGTCCCATTCAGAAACCCTTGAGTTCCCCCTATTTAAAGATTATCTGGGCGGTTCCTTCGTCTCTTCCTTCTCAAGGCAGAGGCTGGAGAAGCTCACGGTCATAAGAGACAGTCAGGATCTTTCTGCAATGCAGGAAGAGATGGCCGAGGCTCTGGATTTTGTAAAAAACTCACCCCTTGAGCGTATGCGGGATGAGGACTTCGTCGAGGTGTATAAGAAACTCGATGATCCCCTCTCGTTCTATGAACCGCAGGAGATGCTCACCTTCTCGGAATTTCTTAAGCAGGCGAGATACGTTAAGGCCACCCTCCACGAGTGGGAGGCGAAGCATCTTAAGAGGTATCTCAGCAACATATATGCGCTCACAAGGATAAGCGATGAGATAGATGATGTTGTCAGCGAAAAAGGTGAGATCAAGGATAACGCATCCCCAAAGCTTTCGAGTATTCGAAGCGATCTTAAAAAGATTAAAAAGGATATAAACAAGAGCCTCAACTCCGTTATCTTCAGCAGAGATGCGGATAAGTTCGTTCAGGAAACTGTTGTAACAGAACGGAGCGGTCGCTTTACCATCCCCTGTAAGGGTAATTTTCGTCAGTATATACAGGGTATCGTACACGATCGCTCCGCAAGCGGACAGACCTTCTTTGTGGAGCCCTCCTCCACTGTCCAGCTGAATAACTCCCACCACGAACTCATGGCGGATGAGCGTAATGAGATTTCACGCATAATCGCCTCTATTATCACAGAGATAAACAGGCACAGCAAAGAGATACGCCTTACTGTAGAGAACTACACCGAGGTTATGTTCCGTCTTGAGACAGCTCTTTTCTATAAGGAACGCCCCCACTGCTTCCCCTCCTTCGGCGACAGGCTGAGGATGAAGAAGGTGCACCATCCGATCATATTCCTTGAGAAGGGGAGTGAATCTGTTCCGCTGGATATAGAGATGGAGCCGGGGCAGAATCTGGGTGTGGTCACAGGGCCCAACACAGGGGGGAAGACAGCCGCCCTGAAGTCCCTTGGTCTTAACCATATCATCGCCTCCTGCGGCCTGCCGCTGTTCGGCAAAGAGGCGGATATGTATGAAACAGGTGACGTTCTAGCCGATATTGGCGATAAGCAGTCCCTCGTTATGGACCTCTCCACCTTCTCATCCCATATGGTAAATATCCGGGATATACTGGAGGCCGCCGGATCGGGTTCACTCGTACTTATGGATGAGCTCGGTACAGGCACAGAGCCCAGAGAGGGTGCAGCCCTTGCGGTATCCATATGCGAGATGCTCCTTAGCAGGGGTGTCAGGGTGTTTGTAACAACCCACTTTGCGGATATGAAGAACTTCGCCCTCAGCAGGGATGACTCGGCTGTTTTTGCCGTTGAATTCGATTATAAGGAGTTTGAGCCAAGATACAGCCTGCTGAAAGGAGTTGCCGGGAAATCCGACCCCATACTTATAAGCCGTCGCCTCGGCTTTCCCGATGAGGTGATAAAGCGTTCCGAGGAGATCATTGAATCCCAGCAGGACAGCATAGAGCTTGGGCTTGAGGAGGTTAATACCCTCCGTGCGGAGCTCCTGCGTGAGCGGGAGAGTGTCAGAAACCGCCAGCTGAAGGTTCTGGAGCGTGAGGCCGTTATTGAGGAGCGTGAAAGGGAGCTTAAGAAACGCCTTGAGAAGAAGGAAAGCGAGCTTCTGGAGGAGGCGTACAGGCTTCTGGAGAAGGGTAGACGTCTTGCAAAGGAGAAGCCCGGCAAGGGGAAAGAGAAGGATATTGATGCCGATCTCGAGAAAGCGGGGGGCAGGCTCAAGAAGCTTGAAAGCAAGAAGAAGCCCGTCCGTGATATTCAGGAGGGGGATGTTATCCATCTCGATAAATACGACAAGACAGGCAAGGTTCTGGAGCTTGATTCAAACAACGCCTATATCGACATGGGGGGTATCAGGGTTAAGATAAAGCGCTCGGAGCTTGTGGGGAAGAAGATAGAGCAGGAAGAGAAGATAAAGGATGTCAAGATTTCCGGCAGTGCTTCTCCCGAACAGCGCATGGAGCTTGTGCTGGTGGGTAAACGTGTGGAGGAGGGGTGCGATATGCTCGACAAGTTCCTCGACGATTCCGTTTTAAGCGGCAGGGATAAGATATACGTTGTCCACGGCAGGGGATCCGGCCAGCTTCGAAAGGGGCTCCACGAGTTCATGCGCAATGACCCCAGGGTGAAGAGCTACCAGGTAGCACCCCAAGGGGAAGGCGGGCAGGCGGTTACCGTTGTAAGCCTTTGA
- a CDS encoding response regulator — MKGRSVLIIDSDPGFLSILQNELALLGLRADGAETPEDGLTMVRDMHESGKRYDLVVMEHKLAERGVFRKVKGSELVLPRMIISTGADKIMYSYLLKNDRDNIQGAYKPRLLVERIKNSIFYDPSIATA; from the coding sequence ATGAAAGGAAGATCCGTATTAATTATAGACTCGGACCCGGGATTTTTATCCATACTTCAAAACGAGCTCGCCCTTCTGGGGCTCAGGGCGGACGGTGCTGAAACACCCGAGGACGGGCTTACAATGGTTCGGGATATGCACGAATCTGGAAAGAGATACGACCTCGTGGTAATGGAACATAAGCTTGCCGAAAGGGGTGTGTTCCGAAAAGTTAAAGGGAGCGAACTGGTTCTGCCCAGGATGATAATCTCCACCGGAGCGGATAAGATCATGTACAGCTACCTGCTCAAGAATGATAGAGATAATATACAGGGGGCCTATAAACCGAGGCTCCTTGTGGAAAGGATAAAGAACTCCATTTTCTACGATCCTTCCATAGCAACAGCCTGA
- a CDS encoding inositol monophosphatase family protein, with translation MESLIKAVLEAGEHVKKGFSEVQDVQYKSAKDLVTRYDVETENILKKLIQPLYPEHTIVAEESSKGNEKPEKAIYIDPIDGTTNFVHSFPFTAISVGVYENDEAVAGVVYNPIMNELYSAEKGSGAWLNDEQISVSSNDDTKKSLVATGFPYSIVERECTNMLTMLGNILKSTRGIRRAGSAALDLCYTAKGVFDCYYEFNLRPWDVAGGICIVREAGGTVTGFDGVPHDITGNFIMASNGVIHGKMLDLIRCP, from the coding sequence ATGGAATCATTGATTAAAGCCGTGCTGGAAGCGGGTGAGCACGTAAAAAAAGGTTTTAGTGAGGTTCAGGATGTTCAATATAAGAGCGCAAAGGACCTTGTTACCCGTTACGATGTTGAGACCGAGAATATACTTAAGAAGCTGATACAGCCCCTCTATCCAGAGCACACCATAGTCGCCGAGGAGTCCTCAAAGGGGAATGAGAAGCCGGAGAAGGCTATATATATAGACCCCATCGACGGAACCACAAACTTTGTACATTCGTTCCCCTTCACAGCAATATCTGTAGGTGTGTATGAGAATGACGAGGCTGTGGCGGGTGTTGTCTACAACCCGATAATGAACGAGCTTTACTCGGCGGAGAAGGGCTCCGGTGCGTGGTTGAATGATGAGCAGATAAGTGTCAGCAGTAACGATGATACTAAGAAATCCCTCGTCGCCACCGGCTTTCCCTACAGTATCGTGGAGCGGGAGTGCACCAATATGCTCACCATGCTGGGCAACATCCTCAAAAGTACAAGAGGTATCAGAAGGGCGGGTTCAGCTGCACTGGATCTCTGCTACACGGCCAAGGGTGTATTCGACTGCTATTATGAGTTCAACCTGCGTCCATGGGATGTTGCCGGCGGTATCTGCATTGTGCGTGAGGCGGGTGGAACGGTAACCGGTTTCGACGGCGTTCCCCACGATATTACAGGCAATTTTATCATGGCCTCCAACGGGGTTATCCATGGGAAGATGCTCGATCTGATAAGATGCCCTTGA
- the pfkA gene encoding 6-phosphofructokinase produces the protein MKRIAVMTSGGDSPGMNAAIRSVVRTGIANDIEVFGIEQGYKGIIQDKMRLLESKDVSNTIYRGGTFLRSARCLEFKTKEGREKGVQNLKKHDIEALVVIGGDGSLTGAKVLEDEYGYKVIGIPGSIDNDIYGTNISIGVDTALNNIIHAIDTINDTASSHDRTFMVEVMGRNCGYLALTAAIAGGAEAALIPEIPFDLESILEKIRKRYEEGKTRSIILIAEGVGSAHDFGKTLQMMGGFDTRIMVLGHLQRGGSPTVFDRMLATRMGAAAVEGLMEGKTGVMTALVNKNIEFIPFEEVLGNTRQLDERLMKIAEDLSH, from the coding sequence ATGAAAAGGATTGCAGTGATGACAAGCGGGGGTGACAGCCCCGGCATGAATGCGGCTATCCGCAGTGTAGTTAGGACTGGAATAGCCAACGATATCGAAGTCTTTGGAATAGAGCAGGGGTACAAAGGGATTATACAGGATAAGATGCGCCTGCTTGAAAGCAAGGATGTTTCAAACACCATCTACAGAGGGGGAACCTTCCTTAGAAGTGCCCGATGTCTGGAGTTTAAGACGAAGGAGGGGCGTGAGAAGGGTGTGCAGAACCTTAAGAAGCATGATATCGAGGCCCTTGTGGTAATCGGAGGGGACGGCTCTCTCACAGGTGCAAAGGTTCTTGAGGATGAATACGGATATAAGGTAATAGGCATCCCCGGCTCCATCGATAACGACATATACGGTACTAACATATCCATAGGCGTTGATACTGCACTTAACAACATTATCCACGCCATTGACACCATCAACGATACCGCCTCCTCCCATGATAGAACCTTCATGGTCGAGGTTATGGGAAGGAACTGCGGATATCTTGCATTAACGGCGGCCATCGCCGGAGGTGCGGAGGCGGCTCTTATCCCTGAGATCCCCTTCGACCTGGAGAGCATCCTTGAGAAGATTCGTAAGCGTTACGAAGAGGGGAAAACAAGGAGCATAATCCTCATAGCAGAGGGTGTTGGTTCCGCCCACGACTTTGGTAAGACCCTCCAGATGATGGGTGGTTTCGATACAAGGATAATGGTGCTGGGGCACCTTCAAAGGGGTGGAAGCCCCACTGTGTTCGACCGTATGCTTGCCACTCGTATGGGTGCGGCGGCGGTTGAGGGTCTTATGGAGGGGAAAACAGGGGTTATGACAGCCCTTGTGAACAAAAATATCGAGTTTATCCCCTTTGAAGAGGTGCTTGGCAATACACGCCAGCTTGATGAGCGACTTATGAAGATTGCGGAGGATTTGAGCCACTGA
- a CDS encoding helix-turn-helix domain-containing protein, with protein MAEPEIKIGERVRKIRNQRGLTLQDVASYTGFSKALISQIENNVVTPPINTLAKIAKVLNVKMTFFFEEEIDSKDYYLVRADERKYVFREGVKHGYIYEELARIRNFENLEIFMVTVKPNDGEKKLFNHQGFEYLYMEKGRIKLFLNNDVIEISEGDSIAFNSRIPHYIECLESEARILTVALRTDNIKESIEKREK; from the coding sequence ATGGCTGAGCCTGAGATCAAGATTGGCGAGAGGGTACGCAAGATACGAAACCAGCGGGGGCTTACCCTGCAGGATGTGGCATCCTATACAGGGTTTTCCAAAGCGCTGATATCTCAGATAGAAAACAACGTTGTCACTCCCCCTATCAATACACTCGCAAAGATTGCCAAGGTTCTGAACGTTAAAATGACCTTCTTCTTCGAAGAGGAGATCGACAGTAAGGATTATTATCTTGTGCGTGCCGATGAACGTAAATATGTGTTTCGTGAGGGTGTTAAGCACGGATATATCTACGAGGAGCTTGCAAGGATAAGAAATTTCGAGAACCTCGAGATCTTCATGGTTACTGTGAAACCCAACGACGGTGAGAAGAAGCTTTTTAATCACCAGGGCTTTGAGTACCTTTATATGGAGAAGGGGAGGATCAAGCTCTTCCTTAATAATGATGTCATAGAGATCTCCGAGGGTGATTCCATCGCCTTCAATTCACGAATTCCCCATTATATTGAATGCCTTGAGAGTGAGGCCCGTATACTCACAGTCGCCCTCAGAACGGATAACATCAAAGAGAGCATCGAGAAGCGGGAAAAATAA
- the queC gene encoding 7-cyano-7-deazaguanine synthase QueC: protein MQKKKAVVLVSGGMDSCVTSAVAAEEYELYFLHINYGQRTEDREYRAFMDLCAHFNVSAKLVVDISYLKEIGGSSLTDDDMAVEKGELEREGVPSTYVPFRNANILSIAASWAEVLRADALFIGAVEEDGSGYPDCRKSFYDAFERAIDQGTRPDTKISIETPLINLRKKDIVKLGMDLNAPLHLSWSCYKSEERACGECDSCLLRLRGFQEAGYEDPIEYAKRPG from the coding sequence ATGCAGAAGAAAAAGGCTGTGGTTCTCGTGAGCGGCGGCATGGACAGCTGTGTCACATCCGCTGTGGCGGCTGAGGAATATGAGCTTTACTTCCTTCATATAAACTACGGTCAGCGTACCGAGGACAGGGAGTACAGGGCATTTATGGATCTCTGTGCCCATTTTAATGTGAGCGCAAAGCTCGTTGTGGACATAAGCTATCTCAAAGAGATTGGGGGCTCTTCGCTCACCGATGATGACATGGCTGTAGAGAAAGGGGAGCTTGAGCGTGAGGGTGTCCCTTCAACATATGTACCCTTCCGTAATGCAAATATCCTCTCCATCGCCGCCAGCTGGGCGGAGGTTTTGAGGGCGGATGCCCTTTTTATAGGGGCTGTGGAGGAGGATGGCAGCGGGTATCCCGACTGCCGTAAGAGCTTCTACGATGCCTTTGAGAGAGCCATAGACCAGGGTACAAGGCCGGATACAAAAATAAGTATTGAAACTCCGCTGATAAACCTTCGTAAAAAGGATATAGTTAAGCTGGGTATGGATCTTAATGCGCCTCTGCACCTTTCATGGTCATGCTACAAGAGTGAGGAGAGGGCTTGCGGAGAGTGCGACAGCTGTCTGCTGAGGCTCAGGGGCTTCCAGGAAGCTGGCTACGAGGATCCCATAGAGTATGCAAAACGGCCTGGATAG
- a CDS encoding cob(I)yrinic acid a,c-diamide adenosyltransferase: MSVTTKGGDGGETSLYSGERVRKDDALMEAVGTGDELVSHLGELRLRCVEHADTILRVQKTIFTLNAHVATKGEQREKFSVSESDISFLEEKTAEFEEFYGELKAFIIPSGNLKASKADICRTVARRYERRLITVSGYDNFNPAVRKYVNRLSDMLFMLARVLEKEEE; the protein is encoded by the coding sequence ATGTCTGTTACAACGAAGGGCGGAGACGGAGGGGAAACATCCCTCTATTCCGGAGAAAGGGTTAGAAAGGACGACGCACTCATGGAGGCTGTAGGAACAGGCGATGAGCTTGTTTCCCATCTGGGCGAACTGAGACTGCGGTGTGTTGAGCATGCGGATACTATCCTCAGGGTACAGAAGACGATCTTTACCCTTAACGCCCATGTGGCCACAAAGGGTGAGCAGAGGGAGAAGTTTTCCGTTAGTGAAAGCGATATATCCTTCCTTGAGGAGAAAACGGCGGAGTTCGAGGAGTTCTACGGCGAGCTCAAGGCGTTTATAATACCCTCTGGGAACCTTAAGGCCTCGAAGGCGGATATCTGCAGAACCGTTGCGAGGCGCTATGAAAGGAGATTGATTACTGTCTCCGGATATGATAATTTTAATCCCGCTGTCCGAAAATACGTTAACAGACTGTCGGACATGCTTTTCATGCTCGCAAGGGTGCTTGAGAAGGAGGAAGAGTAG
- a CDS encoding GatB/YqeY domain-containing protein — translation MSLKDQINEDMKTFMREKNKTALDAVRMLRSEIKNVEINDRVDLDDAAVQKVVASAIKKRKDSAAQYSEANRPELAEKELAEVAVLEKYMPEQMGEEEVRGIIAEACKGVDTSDKSQFGRVMKEVMQKTAGKADGKVVNQLVREAFDGNN, via the coding sequence ATGAGCCTTAAGGATCAGATAAACGAAGATATGAAAACCTTTATGAGGGAGAAGAACAAAACCGCTCTGGATGCTGTTCGTATGCTCCGCTCTGAGATAAAGAATGTTGAGATAAACGACCGTGTGGATCTGGATGATGCCGCCGTACAGAAGGTCGTTGCCTCCGCTATTAAGAAGCGCAAGGATTCCGCCGCCCAGTATTCCGAGGCGAACAGGCCTGAGCTTGCAGAGAAAGAGCTTGCCGAAGTTGCCGTCCTCGAGAAATACATGCCCGAGCAGATGGGCGAGGAGGAGGTTCGGGGTATCATAGCCGAGGCGTGCAAGGGTGTGGACACCTCTGATAAAAGCCAGTTCGGCAGGGTTATGAAGGAAGTTATGCAGAAAACCGCCGGCAAAGCGGATGGCAAAGTAGTTAATCAGCTTGTAAGGGAAGCGTTTGATGGGAATAATTGA
- a CDS encoding CHASE2 domain-containing protein, translated as MYQFKPSFVDRFALGLEDSKFGVRSALGMSPKPYEDMVIVTVDEVSVNLLGRWPWRRDIIADTFANLSEAQIVALDIVFSEESEALRDEYLAEQIYDMDNVILGFFLRDNATQKTTEQALYYLEDCAYMNFELADETVGVKEFPNAEVNIPIIADSGLTCAFFNTEADTDGVYRRYPLSYIHKGMLFPPIAVQTLRYYLNQDSEMVLDSEGVDYFKLGDTVIEDQSYFKLNFYDDVTYISAYDVYSGKVKPEFFQDKIVVVGVTEVGVYDMRPTPQSPITPGVSLHYAAISNLLKDHIIRTAPLLDMALIVGVLLLIFLVSFYKKQYMRWLLDFFIIVMAGFVSYSLFFSEFIWLREFYFTIPPILFMVTLEGFAFFKSEMEALEVKKAFGSYVSPELVEEILSNPEGLELGGQEREISVLFSDIRGFTTLSESLTPTALVSMLNRLLDPMTNVILNNRGMLDKYIGDAMMALFNTPVDVEDHPDKAVLSALELIRCLKGINAEFEKEGIPVVDVGVGINTGTVVVGNMGSRVRFEYTAIGDSVNLASRLEGLCKQYKTRIVISEFTMAKLSHPFLIRRLDRVLVKGKVKPVEIFEPMEDEGNNREIKERFEKALELYYSKDFNSALKKFRSLGDDLGDRTSQVFVERCRLFMEEPPPEDWDGVFTLKTK; from the coding sequence ATGTATCAATTCAAACCCTCCTTTGTGGATCGTTTTGCCCTTGGCCTTGAGGACTCCAAGTTCGGAGTACGCTCCGCCCTCGGGATGTCGCCGAAGCCCTATGAGGATATGGTTATCGTTACCGTTGATGAGGTGAGCGTAAACCTCCTCGGCAGGTGGCCCTGGCGCAGGGATATCATCGCAGATACATTCGCAAACCTTTCCGAAGCTCAGATTGTGGCCCTTGATATTGTTTTCTCAGAGGAATCCGAGGCTTTGAGGGATGAATACCTTGCGGAGCAGATCTACGATATGGACAACGTTATCCTCGGTTTCTTCCTGCGGGATAACGCTACCCAGAAAACTACTGAGCAGGCTTTGTACTATCTGGAAGACTGTGCCTATATGAACTTCGAGCTTGCCGATGAAACGGTAGGCGTTAAGGAGTTCCCGAATGCCGAGGTGAATATACCCATAATCGCCGACTCCGGGCTTACCTGTGCTTTCTTCAATACCGAGGCGGATACGGACGGAGTATACAGGCGTTATCCCCTCTCGTATATCCACAAAGGGATGCTGTTCCCTCCCATTGCCGTACAGACTTTGCGTTATTACCTCAATCAGGACAGTGAGATGGTTCTGGACAGTGAGGGTGTGGACTACTTCAAGCTGGGTGATACGGTGATTGAGGATCAGTCGTATTTCAAACTGAATTTCTATGATGATGTTACATATATATCGGCCTATGACGTTTACTCGGGCAAGGTTAAGCCTGAATTTTTCCAGGATAAGATTGTAGTAGTGGGCGTTACAGAGGTGGGGGTCTACGATATGCGCCCAACCCCCCAGAGCCCCATAACGCCCGGTGTGTCGCTTCACTATGCGGCAATAAGCAACCTTCTCAAGGACCATATAATAAGGACGGCGCCTCTTCTTGATATGGCTCTTATCGTCGGAGTTCTTCTGCTTATATTCCTCGTAAGCTTCTATAAGAAGCAGTATATGCGCTGGCTTCTGGACTTCTTTATAATCGTCATGGCGGGATTTGTCTCCTATTCCCTCTTTTTCTCAGAATTCATATGGCTTCGGGAGTTTTATTTCACCATTCCTCCCATATTGTTTATGGTTACCCTTGAGGGTTTTGCATTCTTTAAATCCGAGATGGAGGCTCTCGAGGTGAAGAAGGCCTTCGGTTCCTACGTCTCCCCCGAGCTTGTGGAGGAGATTCTCAGCAATCCTGAAGGGCTCGAGCTTGGCGGTCAGGAACGTGAGATATCCGTACTGTTTTCTGATATACGTGGCTTCACAACCCTATCCGAGAGCCTTACCCCCACAGCTCTGGTATCGATGCTGAACAGGCTCCTCGATCCAATGACCAACGTTATCCTCAACAACAGAGGCATGCTCGATAAGTATATCGGCGATGCGATGATGGCGCTTTTCAACACTCCTGTTGATGTGGAGGACCATCCGGATAAGGCTGTCCTCTCCGCCCTTGAGCTTATAAGGTGTCTTAAGGGGATAAATGCGGAGTTTGAGAAGGAGGGGATACCCGTTGTGGATGTGGGTGTGGGTATCAATACCGGTACGGTGGTAGTTGGTAATATGGGTTCCCGCGTGCGCTTTGAGTATACCGCCATCGGCGACAGTGTTAACCTTGCCTCCCGTCTTGAGGGGCTTTGCAAGCAATATAAAACGAGGATAGTTATCAGCGAGTTCACCATGGCTAAGCTGAGCCATCCGTTCCTCATCCGCAGGCTTGACAGGGTGCTTGTTAAGGGTAAGGTTAAGCCTGTGGAGATATTTGAACCGATGGAGGATGAGGGTAACAACAGAGAGATCAAGGAACGGTTTGAAAAAGCCCTCGAACTCTATTACAGTAAGGACTTCAACTCTGCTCTGAAGAAGTTTCGGAGCCTGGGCGATGATTTAGGTGACAGAACCTCGCAGGTCTTTGTTGAGAGATGCAGGCTGTTCATGGAGGAACCCCCGCCGGAGGATTGGGACGGGGTTTTTACCCTCAAAACAAAGTAA